In Oncorhynchus gorbuscha isolate QuinsamMale2020 ecotype Even-year linkage group LG26, OgorEven_v1.0, whole genome shotgun sequence, the DNA window ccagcgtgccagtggccatcgaaggtgagcatttaccactgaagttggttaagatgccaaactgcagtcaggtcaagaccctggtgaggatgacgagcatgcagatgagctacCTTAAGATAGTTTCTGACAGTTCGTCCAGAAatgatttggttgtgcaaacccatagTTTAATCAGCTGTGGCTGGTcgcagacgatcccgcaggtgaaggtCCTggtctggcgtggttacacgtggtctgtggttgtgaggccggttggacgtactgccaaaatctctaaaacggcattggaggcggcttatggtagagaaacaagcattaaattctctggcaacagctctggtggacattcctgcagtcaaaatGCCAAtggcacgctccctcaaaacttgaaacatctgtggcattgtgttttgtaACATATAttagagtggcctttaattgtccGCAGCACAAgattcacctgtgtaatgatcatgctgtttcatctgcttcttgatatgccccacctgtcaggtggatggattatcttggcaaagaagaaacgcccactaacagggatgtaaacaaatttgcgaAAATAAAAATGTAGAACATTTTGAACTTGTCTGCGATCACTTTATATGTTGCGTTTAAATTTTTGTCCAGTATATATCCAAGATATTTATGATAATAAGGTGTATTACATTTGTAAAGTGCATTTCATTATACAGAATAAATATAAAATGGACAGGGAACTGACACAAAGAACACAGCTGACGCCACAAGGGACAATGAAACCAATGAGCAGCGCAATCAACATAGAGCCCTCCTGAAGAGAAAGGTCTTCAGCCCTGCTTTTTAGGCCCGTTTGATGTAATTATAATCTGCTACTATCTGTCATCTGTTGTGAAAGTACACACATATTTATAATAAAATATGCATGTATTATTTATTCATGTCAATTTCGTCATAACGTGAAGCTATACACACGaatgctgacatgcaactacacagacaataacccacaaaaccaaaatggaaaatggcaaccaaaataggatccccaatcagagacaataataaacagctgcctctgattgggaaccaattcagtccaccatagacctacatttccCTAGACAAACCAAAACCCAATAGatgtacaaaaaccctagacaagaaaAACACACGTACCACCCTCGTCAcaacctgacctaaccaaaataataaagaaaagataactaaggtcagataactaaggtcagggcgtgacaattcaACATTGTTAAGGCATGTATTAAGGCATGCACGTGTGTATTATCACTGTCTGTACTTTAAAGGCAATGTGCAAAATAACTTTCTATTATAATACAGTATTTACAAAATACGTATGTTAGGAGTTGAAAAATAAATCCatacatatttaaaaaaatatttatacaATGCCTCTAAGGCAATGGAAGAACTTCGCAACACTGAATCTGTGTTGAAGTTTTGTGTCCACGTATCAGCAATTCTATAGGCTTAGGAGAGGAAAAGGCTCGTAGTACAGAGGCTTACTAGGAACTGAAATCTCTGAGCCTGGTGCAAGGTGAAAAGGTGGAGCATTTCCGTAATGCTTACCTGATAGTTCCTTTGTTCTATGCTCATCGTACAGAATCAACTAGAACTATATACAACTACATTTTAGTAACTTTGTGTTATACATTACATGTTCAAATCTGTCCTTATAGAATGATGCATTATTCTTACAGTGCTACACACTTATTTTCGTTTGCAACTCTCTCTCACATACTTTTGAATTCTTATTTCTAAGAAATATTGACAGAAATCACTTTCTATTAGTAATTGAACAGACTGAGTGACTCTAACTTCAACCATAAAATTAGACCTACAGTATGAGGTATGGGGAGTTTCTGGTTTGACAGCTTTAAACCACGCACAGGTCACAATGATCTTTTTTCATTCTGAGTTACAGTATCGCACTAATGCTGTACTGTAAAGCACTGTAACGTTAAGCGCCATGTCTATGTACTTGAACAGTCTATCATTTCCAAGCATTTCTGCTACGGAGAGGGACCTCCACAGATCATTAACGGGCTCAATTCCCATGATGCTTTATATCATGTCTGATGTCTCAGTCCTGTGAAGCATTGTTGTTGTAGATGACTTTCCTCTTGCGTAATGACACCAGGTCATAGAAGGGATCCTTGGTGATACTTGCtctgagggaaagacagagagaagaataaGACAAGTGTCCAAATGATAATCATCATCAAGTTCACTTTATCCTATTGATTGCCAGTTGTGTCCTACTGTCATTTGGGATGTCATGTGTGAAGTGTATGGCGTGTAGTACAGGTATGTGTTAAGCCTGGGTTGAGGTGTCTGACCTGATGGAGCCTATCCAGTCATCTCTCTCATCTGCTGTGGCTGCACTCATCCTGTAGGACTGGTGTTTCCCCTCCACCACCCTGCCTCCGTTCTCTGTCTTGCACGCCTTGATCTTCTGCCCTCTGGGGTTGTAGATCTCTAGACAATACTGCTCACAAAGaagcacacacatgcatacaaatgTTCACAAAACACCTGCCCAAGCCAAATTACTGGTAATAACTTCATTTTTTAAAAGGAAATGATCCCATAGTATATTGGTCTAATTACTCCTAATCTTCCAGTTAAAACATTCCTTTCTCATACGGAGGCTATGAGTCATACGGAGGCTATGAGTCATACAGTGCCGTGACAGCTAAGAGAGTAGCTTCTGTAAATGTGACTTCTGCACAGACTATGAGACTGAAACACCATAGAACAGGTGGCACTGCCATAAACCTTAGACAGAAGTATGCAGTCAGTGGAATACACTGTACCTGTTTGGTAGAGTCTTCTATCTCTCTTACACAGAGGTTCTCAAGGGGAATGATCCCTATGGGGTCTTTAtcctgagggaggaggagagagagatgctttGGTCAAGAACTATCACTTAGCAGTAACTACTACCATCCTTTATCCTAAATTACATTACTGGCAAACCCTATGACAAAGTTGGGGGTATAGTATACTCACTGTGGTATACTCAAAGTAGTACAGACAGCTGTCTGTCAAAATAAACCACCGCCTCTTCCATGTTTTCACCCTTCCTCCTGCAGAGAGGAAAAGTTTACATTTCATTACACAAATAAAATGTTTAATCATAAAACTCTCCATCCAACAAGCTCCATAAAGGAAATCAGATCATTCTGTGGTAAGCTTATTTTTAATGCTTGGTAATGGCACAATTATAAGACAATTCCCTCTCAGCTAGTTATATTGCTAATCATCTCACCCATTTTGAGCAGCCAACCCTCTCTGTCCGGGTTGAAGAAGGTGTGTGTGAGGTCGTTCCCATCATCCTCTGGAATTTTGAACGGCTCGTTCCGAATGCTCTCATAGAGTTTCTGGATTTAATGGGGTAGTAGATGAGAGTTAGCTACagctacagacaacaacaacCAAATAAGGGTCACATTCTGAGAGTGGAGTTaactcctgacctctgacccctgaagCCTCACCATGAGCAGGTCGTTGGGCAGGTCACCCCCGTTGTTGATGCCTCTGTTCATACTGAAGAAGCGCTCCAGAGTGGGCTTGTCCTTCACGTTGGGGTTATGGAGACTGGTGTTCAGCATGATGACGGCAAAGGACAGGATGTAGCAGGTGTCTGTTTGAAACACCCACACATTTCCTTACTGTTTGGTCAATGATATGTATTTGCATCCTTAATCAGCATCACCTTTGTGAAATGATTTGAATATGCCTCAAAATGTACTCCTCAACTCCCTCCCCATCTGTCTTGCTCATCTGTCAATGTAGGGAGTCAGCAGCATGGTAGAGGAGGCTGGTTCCTGTgcactacagtactgtacagtacctgTTGACTGGAAGACCCCTGCATTACAGTCACAGTAGCGTGTAGCGAATGCCTCCATCATCCTATCAATCTTCTGGGCTTCTCCAGGGAGACGGAAACTCCACAGGAACTGCCTACAGGGATGAGccaaggaacagacagggatcagacaggaTTTACTGTGGAAAtgaatataataatgataatatatgAGTGTAAGAGATACACCAGTGTAGTGCAGCACTAACCTCAGTGCCTGCACCAGATTCAGGTCGGAGAACTCGTGTAGTTCTACAAAGGCTTTCAGAGTTTGAAGGTGCATTTCCTCCCTGCATGAACACAAACAAGAGTCAAATCAGTGATATGGAGATTATTTAGATAATGAGTGGTTATTACAGTCATCATTATCCCCATCAACATAGCCATCATTATCCTGGTCATGTTCAGAAGCATTGTGTACCTCTCTCCTAAAAAGTTCCCAATGGCTGTCTTGTTCAGTCCTTCCTCTTTGTATAGGAACTCAGCCACTGCCTCCGCTGTCCACTCCAACAGGTCATTGTCAACCAGGTACTGAATACCCTGGGGGAAGAGGCCATGACAAGTCAATGAACTTGGAAGATATGAATGCATTAACGCATACATG includes these proteins:
- the LOC124016373 gene encoding cytohesin-3-like isoform X2 is translated as MGSQRKDSFLWGKASTMLSSMERQEIDTTQFHKSDLLDDIQKLRLEIDSVMTEIHNIEADEENKNVVRNKRFLCGKKKFNMDHKKGIQYLVDNDLLEWTAEAVAEFLYKEEGLNKTAIGNFLGEREEMHLQTLKAFVELHEFSDLNLVQALRQFLWSFRLPGEAQKIDRMMEAFATRYCDCNAGVFQSTDTCYILSFAVIMLNTSLHNPNVKDKPTLERFFSMNRGINNGGDLPNDLLMKLYESIRNEPFKIPEDDGNDLTHTFFNPDREGWLLKMGGRVKTWKRRWFILTDSCLYYFEYTTDKDPIGIIPLENLCVREIEDSTKQYCLEIYNPRGQKIKACKTENGGRVVEGKHQSYRMSAATADERDDWIGSIRASITKDPFYDLVSLRKRKVIYNNNASQD
- the LOC124016373 gene encoding cytohesin-3-like isoform X1; translation: MKSQSLSNTSNMGSQRKDSFLWGKASTMLSSMERQEIDTTQFHKSDLLDDIQKLRLEIDSVMTEIHNIEADEENKNVVRNKRFLCGKKKFNMDHKKGIQYLVDNDLLEWTAEAVAEFLYKEEGLNKTAIGNFLGEREEMHLQTLKAFVELHEFSDLNLVQALRQFLWSFRLPGEAQKIDRMMEAFATRYCDCNAGVFQSTDTCYILSFAVIMLNTSLHNPNVKDKPTLERFFSMNRGINNGGDLPNDLLMKLYESIRNEPFKIPEDDGNDLTHTFFNPDREGWLLKMGGRVKTWKRRWFILTDSCLYYFEYTTDKDPIGIIPLENLCVREIEDSTKQYCLEIYNPRGQKIKACKTENGGRVVEGKHQSYRMSAATADERDDWIGSIRASITKDPFYDLVSLRKRKVIYNNNASQD